The proteins below come from a single Panicum hallii strain FIL2 chromosome 7, PHallii_v3.1, whole genome shotgun sequence genomic window:
- the LOC112899486 gene encoding leucine-rich repeat extensin-like protein 3 has product MAYRELELTLLSARDLKNVNLITRMDVYAVVTISGDPLTRQCTAPDPSGGRNPCWNATLRFAVPPTAAAAVGGCLHVLLRAERVLGDRDVGEVIIPLADLLAGAPTSGPQQPQLASYQVRKVHRWEPRGMLNVSYRLGPVVAPVAEPQEKPPVVMAYPVGVPSSQPPRPPADAYPPPPPPRAPAPAPAPAPGQPPRSGQSNRLGPEGPTQVCVGPHTQIILGAHTGPPPTGTTTMSPARSNNSQRKLDGARPKEHPHHDDTAAYAPTQPIISPRMEDRSRPRVFSPHHTQVGSFREAEVTSQRVAVPPSKEPLTSPHPPSRHPPASAFSSRSSSSSSSSPYASGYPFALSPCSSAHSSAPSPYSSTHRSTPSPHSPPVQQVARDEFGARAISHTNASPRSPSQPAARDALGDRAIRHTNSYSASTPRVSS; this is encoded by the coding sequence ATGGCGTACAGGGAGTTGGAGCTGACCCTCCTGTCGGCTCGCGACCTCAAGAACGTGAACCTGATCACGCGCATGGACGTGTACGCCGTGGTAACCATCTCGGGCGACCCGCTGACGCGTCAGTGCACGGCGCCGGACCCCTCCGGCGGGCGGAACCCGTGCTGGAACGCCACGCTCCGGTTCGCCGTCCCTcccaccgccgcggcggcggtgggcgggTGCCTCCACGTGCTGCTCCGCGCCGAGCGCGTCCTCGGCGACCGCGACGTCGGCGAGGTCATCATCCCGCTCGCCGACCTCCTGGCCGGCGCGCCGACGTCGGGGCCCCAGCAGCCGCAGCTCGCGTCGTACCAGGTCCGCAAGGTGCACCGCTGGGAGCCCCGCGGCATGCTCAACGTGTCCTACCGCCTGGGCCCCGTCGTCGCCCCGGTAGCAGAGCCCCAGGAGAAGCCGCCGGTGGTCATGGCCTACCCGGTGGGGGTGCCGTCATCGCAGCCGCCCCGTCCCCCGGCCGATGCCtatccgccgccgccacctccacgtgctccggctccggctccggctccggctccggggCAGCCGCCGAGGAGCGGGCAGAGCAACAGGCTTGGTCCAGAGGGCCCTACTCAGGTTTGTGTGGGCCCTCACACGCAGATCATCCTTGGTGCCCACACCGGCCCACCACCGACAGGGACGACGACGATGTCCCCCGCTCGATCCAACAACAGCCAACGAAAGCTGGATGGAGCAAGGCCCAAAGAGCACCCGCACCATGATGACACCGCCGCCTATGCCCCTACTCAGCCTATCATCAGCCCAAGGATGGAAGATCGTTCAAGGCCCAGAGTGTTCTCACCGCATCACACACAAGTAGGATCCTTTCGAGAAGCTGAGGTGACTAGCCAGAGAGTGGCAGTGCCTCCCTCAAAGGAACCATTGACAAGTCCACATCCACCCTCCCGCCATCCGCCGGCTTCCGCGTTTTCCTCCCGTagctcgtcgtcttcctcctcgtcaCCCTACGCCTCAGGTTACCCATTTGCTCTCTCCCCCTGCTCCTCGGCCCATTCATCCGCTCCCTCTCCTTATTCCTCAACTCACCGCTCCACCCCTTCTCCCCACTCTCCGCCTGTCCAACAAGTAGCAAGGGACGAGTTTGGTGCTAGGGCAATCAGCCACACCAATGCTTCTCCCCGCTCTCCTAGCCAGCCGGCAGCGAGAGACGCCCTTGGTGATAGGGCAATTAGACACACCAATTCTTATTCTGCCTCCACTCCTCGAGTCTCCTCATAA
- the LOC112901113 gene encoding peptidyl-prolyl cis-trans isomerase Pin1-like isoform X1: MSAAAGGEGETVRASHILIKHEGSRRKASWKDPDGRVISATTRADAAARLLDLRNQIIAGQANFADLAARHSDCSSARRGGDLAQVPLGGGRCRNPLRTPPLPSRLVSSATSWTLTVGFTSSCGLPEKRPTLSAE, encoded by the exons atgtcggcggcggcgggaggagagggggagacgGTGCGGGCGTCGCACATCCTCATCAAGCACGAGGGTTCCCGCCGCAAGGCCTCCTGGAAGGACCCCGACGGCCGCGTCATCTCCGCCACCACccgcgccgacgccgccgcgcgcctcctcgACCTCCGCAACCAGATCATCGCTGGCCAGGCCAACTTCGCCGACCTCGCCGCGCGCCACTCCGACTgctcctccgcgcgccgcggcggagACCTTG CACAGGTTCCTTTGGGAGGAGGCAGATGCAGAAACCCTTTGAGGACGCCACCTTTGCCCTCAAGGTTGGTGAGCTCAGCGACCTCGTGGACACTGACAGTGGGGTTCACATCATCCTGCGGACTGCCTGAGAAGAGGCCCACACTGTCAGCTGAATGA
- the LOC112901113 gene encoding peptidyl-prolyl cis-trans isomerase Pin1-like isoform X2: MSAAAGGEGETVRASHILIKHEGSRRKASWKDPDGRVISATTRADAAARLLDLRNQIIAGQANFADLAARHSDCSSARRGGDLGSFGRRQMQKPFEDATFALKVGELSDLVDTDSGVHIILRTA; encoded by the exons atgtcggcggcggcgggaggagagggggagacgGTGCGGGCGTCGCACATCCTCATCAAGCACGAGGGTTCCCGCCGCAAGGCCTCCTGGAAGGACCCCGACGGCCGCGTCATCTCCGCCACCACccgcgccgacgccgccgcgcgcctcctcgACCTCCGCAACCAGATCATCGCTGGCCAGGCCAACTTCGCCGACCTCGCCGCGCGCCACTCCGACTgctcctccgcgcgccgcggcggagACCTTG GTTCCTTTGGGAGGAGGCAGATGCAGAAACCCTTTGAGGACGCCACCTTTGCCCTCAAGGTTGGTGAGCTCAGCGACCTCGTGGACACTGACAGTGGGGTTCACATCATCCTGCGGACTGCCTGA